A region of Cellulophaga sp. RHA19 DNA encodes the following proteins:
- the rpiB gene encoding ribose 5-phosphate isomerase B, which produces MHIAIGNDHAGTDYKFAVIELLKSKGIEVTNYGTDSNDSVDYPDFVHPVAADVDAKKVDFGILICGSGNGVSMTANKYQNVRAGLCWTKEIVSLTREHNNANILSIPARFVSLPQALEMVNTFLETEFAGGRHQNRVEKIACN; this is translated from the coding sequence ATGCATATAGCTATAGGTAATGACCACGCTGGTACAGATTATAAATTTGCGGTAATAGAGCTTTTAAAGTCTAAAGGTATAGAAGTTACTAATTACGGTACAGATAGTAATGATAGTGTAGATTATCCAGATTTTGTACATCCGGTTGCTGCAGATGTAGATGCTAAAAAAGTAGATTTTGGTATTCTTATATGTGGTAGTGGTAATGGTGTGTCTATGACAGCCAATAAATACCAAAATGTTAGGGCTGGTTTATGTTGGACTAAAGAAATTGTTTCTTTAACACGTGAGCATAACAATGCTAACATATTAAGTATACCTGCACGTTTTGTTTCTTTACCACAAGCATTAGAAATGGTGAATACATTTTTAGAAACTGAGTTTGCTGGCGGAAGACACCAAAACAGAGTAGAAAAAATAGCTTGTAATTAA
- a CDS encoding GNAT family N-acetyltransferase, with amino-acid sequence MVICVKSFSELTTKDLYAVLQLRSEIFVVEQNCVYQDIDGKDFNALHVLGFKNDQLVAYTRIFKPGDYFKDASIGRVVVKKSERQHKYGYNIMEASITAVKEQLQQTTIKISAQKYLLKFYNNLGFKEEGEEYLEDGIPHMVMYKH; translated from the coding sequence ATGGTAATATGTGTTAAAAGCTTTAGTGAGCTTACCACAAAAGATTTATACGCAGTTCTACAACTTAGATCAGAGATTTTTGTTGTAGAACAAAATTGCGTTTACCAAGATATAGATGGTAAGGATTTTAATGCTTTACACGTTTTGGGTTTTAAAAATGACCAACTAGTTGCGTATACACGTATTTTTAAACCTGGAGATTATTTTAAAGACGCTAGTATTGGTAGAGTAGTTGTTAAAAAGTCTGAAAGACAACACAAGTACGGCTACAACATTATGGAAGCATCTATTACAGCCGTTAAAGAACAATTACAACAGACTACCATAAAAATCTCTGCTCAAAAATATCTTTTAAAATTTTATAATAATTTAGGTTTTAAAGAAGAAGGAGAAGAATATTTAGAAGATGGTATACCACATATGGTAATGTATAAACACTAA
- a CDS encoding C40 family peptidase, with translation MMKNINSKIPFIALATIMVLGSCKNDVVKKENPILEYIDDVKTIHAPDKRVALFNIDSKAVNNSFVLKGESNLPEAVNELKTKLNEAKIEYIDSIQLLPTAEFKNSNWAIVKISVANLRSKAGHSQELATQATLGTPVKVYKNDGDWYLIQTPDNYLAWVDKGGIEILNNNDFKNWKKANKIIYTGITGFSYTSTTGHEIVSDLVAGSILELVAEEGLFYQVKYPDGRLAFVNKDEAQTYNNWLKALNPSQESLVATSKQLMGLPYLWGGTSSKGVDCSGFTKTIYFLNGMVLPRDASQQVNAGTIVDKDKDFSKLAVGDLLFFGRPATDSTKQRVVHVGMWIGDNKFIHSSGRVHISSIDKDATNFDEFNLNRYLQSNRMLHQNTEAILELKNAALFIE, from the coding sequence ATGATGAAGAATATCAATTCTAAAATTCCATTTATAGCACTTGCAACAATAATGGTTTTGGGTAGTTGTAAAAATGATGTAGTAAAGAAGGAAAATCCTATTTTAGAATATATAGATGATGTAAAAACAATACATGCACCAGACAAGCGTGTTGCCCTTTTTAATATTGATTCTAAAGCTGTTAATAATAGTTTTGTTTTAAAAGGAGAATCTAACCTACCAGAAGCCGTTAATGAGCTTAAAACTAAGCTAAATGAGGCTAAAATTGAATATATAGACAGTATACAATTACTACCAACAGCAGAATTTAAAAATAGCAATTGGGCCATTGTAAAAATATCTGTTGCCAATTTAAGAAGCAAAGCAGGACACTCACAAGAACTAGCAACACAAGCAACTTTAGGTACACCAGTAAAAGTATATAAAAATGATGGCGATTGGTACCTTATACAAACACCAGATAATTACTTGGCTTGGGTAGATAAAGGTGGTATAGAAATTTTAAACAATAATGACTTTAAAAACTGGAAAAAGGCAAACAAAATTATATATACTGGTATTACAGGTTTTTCTTACACGTCAACAACAGGTCATGAAATTGTCTCAGATTTAGTAGCTGGTAGTATTTTAGAATTAGTAGCTGAAGAAGGCTTATTTTACCAAGTAAAATACCCAGATGGTAGACTTGCATTTGTTAATAAAGACGAAGCACAAACGTATAATAATTGGTTAAAAGCATTAAACCCATCGCAAGAATCTTTAGTAGCAACATCTAAACAATTAATGGGTTTACCGTATTTATGGGGAGGCACATCTAGTAAAGGAGTAGATTGTAGCGGTTTTACCAAAACTATATATTTTTTAAATGGTATGGTTTTACCAAGAGATGCTTCACAACAAGTAAATGCAGGTACAATAGTAGATAAAGATAAAGATTTTAGTAAGCTAGCTGTTGGCGATTTATTGTTTTTTGGCAGACCAGCAACAGATTCTACCAAACAAAGAGTTGTACATGTTGGTATGTGGATTGGCGATAATAAATTTATACATTCCTCTGGCCGTGTACATATTAGTAGTATAGATAAAGATGCTACTAATTTTGATGAGTTTAATTTAAACAGGTATTTACAAAGTAACCGTATGTTACACCAAAATACAGAAGCTATTTTAGAACTTAAAAATGCAGCTCTTTTTATAGAGTAA
- a CDS encoding DUF4442 domain-containing protein produces MSVYQKMASIGQKLFSKHILFKYGFNYSPMYRRSTGKIIEITKDLLHIKVKIPISWKNKNYVNSIFGGSLFSAVDPIPMIQLLYLIGDDYVVWDKAADIRFKKPAKQNVYADFTYTEEELQDIKKRIATENEIEVKKTTEIKSEDGTTTFCVVHKTIYVANKEFYKQKMRNRKKQKA; encoded by the coding sequence ATGTCTGTTTACCAAAAAATGGCCAGTATTGGTCAAAAATTATTTTCTAAACATATACTCTTTAAATACGGATTTAATTATTCGCCTATGTACAGGAGAAGTACAGGTAAAATAATTGAAATTACTAAAGATTTACTGCACATAAAGGTGAAGATTCCTATTAGTTGGAAAAACAAAAATTATGTAAATTCTATTTTTGGTGGTAGTTTGTTTTCTGCTGTAGACCCTATACCAATGATACAATTGTTGTATTTAATTGGTGATGATTATGTGGTTTGGGATAAAGCTGCAGATATACGTTTTAAAAAGCCTGCTAAACAAAATGTTTATGCAGATTTTACCTATACTGAAGAGGAACTACAGGATATTAAAAAACGCATTGCTACAGAAAACGAAATTGAGGTTAAAAAAACTACAGAAATAAAAAGTGAAGATGGCACTACTACCTTTTGCGTGGTACATAAAACCATTTATGTAGCCAACAAAGAGTTTTACAAGCAAAAAATGAGAAATAGAAAGAAACAAAAGGCATAA
- a CDS encoding S41 family peptidase — protein sequence MKNVFKKKVIIPVFAVCILIGTSSFKGDFFEIAKQIEIFTTLFKELNMNYVDETNPAELMDNAIKNMLNGLDPYTRFLNEQDVEAYRINNAGKYSGIGAVVRSYKDKMLIIEAYKGSPADKAGLKSGDEIIKIGDTDVADFKDDATELLKGASNTSVNVVYKRQGKNATTTINREDIDVDAVPFYKMVDAKTGYIVLTKFNQKASSQTKEALVNLKNEGAEKIILDLRGNPGGLLSEAINVTNLFVPRGELIVTTKSKVKKFNKTYTTRNAAVDTEIPLVVLVNGSSASASEIVSGSLQDLDRAVIVGARSFGKGLVQRPLKLTYGTQLKVTISRYYTPSGRCIQSLDYWHRDKNGKAVKNTKFNEFKTKNGRKVQDGGGVLPEIQIAAAKTNSLTKALLVNNVIFDYATNYYYNNKVNTIADFNFTDADFNAFKEHVNASNFSFETETEKALTAAINSSDSAIFGEEIENKYKSLLVDIYKNKIKALDKYKAAIVKNIEDEIIKRYFYRDGLYEYYLSHDDAILTATELLNNPSKYNDYLK from the coding sequence ATGAAGAACGTATTTAAGAAAAAAGTAATTATTCCTGTTTTTGCGGTTTGTATTTTAATAGGAACCAGTAGTTTTAAAGGCGATTTTTTTGAAATAGCAAAACAGATAGAAATTTTTACTACGCTCTTTAAAGAGTTAAATATGAATTATGTGGATGAAACCAATCCGGCAGAATTAATGGACAATGCCATTAAAAATATGCTAAATGGTTTAGACCCTTATACTCGTTTTTTAAATGAACAAGATGTAGAAGCTTACCGTATAAATAATGCTGGTAAATATTCTGGTATTGGTGCTGTTGTACGTAGCTACAAAGATAAAATGTTAATTATTGAAGCCTATAAAGGATCACCAGCAGACAAAGCTGGTTTAAAGTCTGGCGATGAAATTATAAAGATTGGTGATACAGACGTTGCAGATTTTAAAGATGATGCTACAGAACTTTTAAAAGGTGCCAGTAATACTAGCGTTAATGTGGTTTATAAAAGACAAGGTAAAAATGCAACTACTACTATTAACAGAGAAGATATAGATGTAGATGCAGTTCCTTTTTATAAAATGGTAGATGCTAAAACAGGTTATATTGTATTAACTAAGTTTAACCAAAAAGCATCTTCACAAACAAAAGAAGCATTGGTTAACCTTAAAAATGAAGGTGCAGAAAAAATAATACTTGATTTAAGAGGAAATCCGGGTGGTTTGTTGTCTGAAGCTATAAACGTTACCAATTTGTTTGTTCCTAGAGGAGAGCTTATTGTAACTACAAAATCTAAGGTTAAAAAGTTTAATAAAACATACACTACAAGAAACGCTGCTGTAGATACAGAAATTCCTTTAGTTGTACTTGTAAATGGCTCTAGTGCGTCTGCCAGTGAAATTGTTTCGGGCAGCTTACAAGATTTAGACAGAGCTGTAATTGTTGGTGCACGTAGTTTTGGAAAAGGTTTGGTACAAAGACCTTTAAAACTTACCTATGGTACGCAATTAAAGGTTACTATTTCTAGGTATTACACGCCTAGCGGTAGATGTATACAGTCTTTAGATTATTGGCACAGGGATAAAAATGGCAAAGCCGTAAAAAACACTAAGTTTAATGAGTTTAAAACCAAAAACGGACGTAAAGTACAAGATGGTGGTGGTGTTTTACCAGAAATACAAATTGCTGCTGCTAAAACAAACTCGCTAACAAAAGCATTGCTTGTTAACAATGTTATTTTTGACTATGCTACAAACTATTACTACAACAACAAAGTAAACACTATTGCAGATTTTAATTTTACTGATGCAGATTTTAATGCTTTTAAAGAGCACGTAAATGCTTCTAATTTTTCTTTTGAAACAGAAACAGAAAAAGCATTAACCGCTGCAATAAATAGTAGTGATAGTGCCATTTTTGGAGAAGAAATTGAGAATAAATACAAAAGTCTTTTGGTAGATATCTATAAAAATAAAATTAAAGCTTTAGATAAGTACAAGGCTGCAATTGTAAAAAATATTGAAGACGAAATTATTAAACGTTATTTTTACAGAGATGGCTTGTATGAGTATTACTTATCACATGACGATGCTATTTTAACAGCTACAGAATTGCTTAACAACCCAAGTAAATACAATGATTATTTAAAGTAG
- the rnpA gene encoding ribonuclease P protein component: MPTQEQTDASNFCFPTKEKLKSKKLIGELFTNGKSVSSFPIKLIYLPCTLENTPLKVGVTVPKRNFKSAVDRNKIKRLLREGYRLNKHVIFNNIDKEFALLFLYLGKKMPDYAEIEKSMVEVLAKFYKKVNNEERI, translated from the coding sequence ATGCCTACCCAAGAACAAACAGATGCTTCAAATTTTTGTTTTCCTACTAAGGAAAAACTGAAAAGTAAAAAGTTAATTGGAGAATTGTTTACAAATGGTAAAAGTGTATCTAGCTTTCCTATTAAACTAATTTACTTGCCTTGCACATTAGAAAACACCCCTTTAAAAGTAGGTGTAACAGTGCCCAAACGTAATTTTAAAAGTGCTGTAGACCGTAATAAAATTAAAAGATTATTACGAGAAGGTTACAGACTTAACAAACACGTAATTTTTAACAACATAGATAAAGAATTTGCGTTACTATTTTTATACCTTGGTAAAAAGATGCCAGATTACGCTGAAATAGAGAAATCTATGGTAGAGGTTCTTGCCAAATTTTATAAGAAAGTAAACAATGAAGAACGTATTTAA
- a CDS encoding M1 family metallopeptidase: MKKLLIAGVAAFTTLLSPLSAQNGSYWQQHVDYAMEIDMNVENYQYDGTQKLVYTNNSPEELTRVYYHLYFNAFQPGSEMDARLHSIADPDGRMVDKDKNSRIETLKEDEIGFIKVSSLKQDGVPVKYSVEGTVLVVELAKPIAAGSKTTFDMVFKGQVPVQIRRSGRNSKDGVSLSMTQWYPKLAEYDFEGWHADPYIAREFHGVWGDFDVKLTIDKDYVVGGSGYLQNANEIGHGYETPGTKVKKQRGKKLTWHFKAPMVHDFMWAADPDYIHDTLQVENGPLLHFLYQGDDAEIKANWEKVQPKAAEMMQFFSKNVGKYPYKQYSIIQGGDGGMEYAMSTLIAGGKKFGSLAGTTAHEMAHSWFQHVLATNEAKHEWMDEGFTTFISSLCMNEVMDQKKDNPFEGSYRGYYYLVNSGKEQPQTTHADRYHENTPYSIAAYSKGSIFLSQLGYIIGQENLMKTVRKYYEDFKFKHPIPNDIKRTAEKVSGMELDWYLTDWTQTTNTIDYGIKEVTEANNASTVSLERIGLMPMPLDILVVYTDGTQETFYAPLRMMRGEKENPYTNLKRTVLPDWPWANSNYSFTINKPKASIKAIVIDPSNLTADVNKENNVFQAE, translated from the coding sequence ATGAAAAAATTATTAATTGCAGGAGTTGCAGCGTTTACAACGTTGCTTTCTCCTTTATCTGCACAAAATGGTTCGTATTGGCAACAACACGTAGACTATGCTATGGAGATAGACATGAATGTAGAAAACTACCAGTATGATGGTACACAGAAGTTAGTATACACCAACAATTCTCCTGAAGAATTAACACGTGTATATTATCATTTATATTTTAATGCTTTTCAACCAGGAAGTGAAATGGATGCTCGCTTACACAGCATTGCAGATCCTGACGGAAGAATGGTAGATAAAGACAAAAACAGTAGAATAGAGACTTTAAAAGAGGACGAAATTGGTTTTATTAAGGTTTCATCTTTAAAACAAGATGGTGTTCCTGTAAAGTATAGTGTAGAAGGTACTGTTTTAGTAGTAGAATTGGCTAAACCAATTGCTGCTGGGTCTAAAACAACTTTTGATATGGTTTTTAAAGGTCAGGTTCCTGTACAAATACGTAGATCTGGTCGTAATAGCAAAGACGGTGTTTCTTTGTCTATGACACAGTGGTACCCAAAATTAGCAGAATATGATTTTGAAGGTTGGCACGCAGACCCATACATTGCAAGAGAATTTCATGGTGTTTGGGGAGATTTTGATGTAAAACTTACAATAGATAAAGACTATGTTGTTGGTGGTTCTGGTTATTTACAAAACGCTAATGAAATAGGTCACGGATATGAAACTCCTGGAACTAAAGTAAAAAAGCAACGTGGTAAAAAATTAACTTGGCACTTTAAAGCTCCAATGGTACACGATTTTATGTGGGCTGCAGATCCAGATTATATTCATGACACATTACAAGTAGAAAACGGACCATTATTACACTTCTTATACCAAGGTGATGATGCTGAAATAAAAGCAAACTGGGAAAAAGTACAGCCTAAAGCTGCAGAAATGATGCAGTTTTTTAGTAAAAACGTTGGTAAATACCCATACAAACAATACTCTATTATACAAGGTGGAGATGGTGGTATGGAGTATGCTATGAGTACGTTAATTGCTGGTGGTAAAAAGTTTGGTAGCCTTGCAGGTACAACAGCACATGAAATGGCACACTCTTGGTTTCAGCACGTATTAGCAACTAACGAAGCTAAACACGAGTGGATGGATGAAGGCTTTACAACTTTTATTTCTTCATTGTGTATGAACGAGGTAATGGATCAGAAAAAAGACAATCCTTTTGAAGGATCTTACCGTGGTTATTATTACCTAGTAAATTCTGGTAAAGAACAACCGCAAACTACACATGCAGATCGTTACCATGAAAATACGCCGTATAGTATTGCTGCTTACAGTAAAGGTTCTATATTTTTATCTCAATTAGGATATATTATTGGACAAGAAAACTTAATGAAAACAGTACGTAAATACTACGAGGATTTTAAATTTAAGCACCCAATACCTAACGATATTAAAAGAACCGCAGAAAAGGTTTCTGGTATGGAGTTAGACTGGTATTTAACAGACTGGACACAAACTACAAATACTATAGATTATGGTATTAAAGAAGTTACAGAAGCTAACAATGCATCTACAGTTTCTTTAGAAAGAATAGGTTTAATGCCAATGCCTTTAGATATTTTAGTTGTTTATACAGATGGTACACAAGAAACGTTTTATGCTCCGTTACGTATGATGCGTGGCGAAAAAGAAAACCCTTATACCAACTTAAAAAGAACAGTGTTACCAGATTGGCCTTGGGCAAACTCTAACTACAGCTTTACTATTAACAAGCCAAAAGCAAGTATTAAAGCAATTGTTATAGACCCATCTAATTTAACGGCAGATGTTAACAAAGAAAACAATGTTTTTCAGGCAGAATAA
- a CDS encoding S8 family peptidase encodes MNIRITKSVLSLSAVAIIMASCGSAPTLVSTPVENIDALPLKVSELTEQQKQNWGHADLATDTIPGMSVDKAYKELIGNKKGTKVIVAVMDSGMDLNHEDLKNVLWTNSKEIPGNNKDDDNNGFIDDVHGYNFLGDSYNEQLESARMVRLNLGDAATLAKAKAQVEADYAEALAGKQRYEQILQAVKNADEAVKKELGKDSYTKEDLAGITAKDEAMQRNLAVLNQMYSFSASIPEAIKSITGGITYFTDQVNYNLNKDFNGREPVGDNPYDITDTKYGNGNPMNSVDTESHGTHVAGIIAAERNNGKGANGVANNVELMSVRAVPNGDEYDKDIALGIRYAVDNGAKVINASFGKAFSPKAEWVYEALKYAAEKDVLFVHAAGNDGADLDDYENNPNYPNDQIKNGAEFADNVITVGALANKYGSTMLADFSNYGKINVDVFAPGAAIYSTVPGSKYEFMGGTSMASPGVAGVAAVIRSQYPKLTAAQVKKIIMQSGIPTKTKVVVGGDPANSNTLANLSTSGKMVNLYNALLLAESVSKGKIKL; translated from the coding sequence ATGAATATCAGAATAACAAAATCTGTTTTAAGCTTATCAGCTGTTGCCATAATTATGGCTAGCTGTGGCTCTGCTCCTACATTAGTTTCTACTCCTGTAGAAAATATAGATGCTTTACCTTTAAAAGTATCAGAATTAACAGAACAACAAAAACAAAATTGGGGTCACGCAGATCTTGCTACGGACACTATACCAGGAATGAGTGTAGATAAAGCTTACAAAGAGCTTATTGGCAATAAAAAAGGTACAAAAGTAATTGTAGCGGTTATGGATTCTGGAATGGATTTAAACCACGAGGATCTTAAAAATGTTTTATGGACAAATTCTAAAGAAATTCCAGGAAACAATAAAGATGATGATAACAATGGTTTTATTGATGATGTACACGGTTATAACTTTTTAGGAGATTCTTACAATGAACAATTAGAAAGTGCTAGAATGGTACGTTTAAACCTTGGCGATGCTGCAACTTTAGCTAAAGCTAAGGCACAAGTAGAAGCAGACTATGCTGAAGCTTTAGCAGGTAAACAAAGGTATGAGCAAATTTTACAAGCTGTAAAAAATGCAGATGAAGCTGTTAAAAAAGAATTAGGTAAAGATAGTTACACTAAAGAAGACCTAGCTGGTATTACTGCTAAAGACGAGGCTATGCAACGTAACCTTGCTGTTTTAAACCAAATGTATTCTTTTAGTGCTTCTATTCCAGAAGCTATTAAAAGTATAACTGGTGGTATTACATACTTTACAGATCAGGTAAATTACAACTTAAACAAAGATTTTAACGGTAGAGAGCCTGTTGGTGACAACCCTTACGATATTACAGATACAAAATATGGTAACGGTAATCCTATGAACTCTGTAGATACAGAAAGTCACGGTACGCACGTTGCTGGTATTATTGCTGCAGAACGTAACAATGGTAAAGGCGCTAACGGTGTTGCTAACAATGTTGAGCTTATGAGTGTTAGAGCAGTACCTAACGGTGATGAGTATGATAAAGATATTGCTTTAGGTATACGTTACGCTGTAGATAACGGAGCTAAAGTAATTAACGCTAGTTTTGGTAAAGCATTTTCTCCAAAAGCAGAATGGGTTTACGAAGCTTTAAAATATGCTGCAGAAAAAGATGTTCTTTTTGTACACGCTGCTGGTAATGATGGTGCAGATTTAGATGATTATGAAAACAATCCTAACTACCCTAATGACCAAATTAAAAATGGTGCAGAATTTGCAGATAACGTAATTACTGTTGGTGCTTTGGCTAACAAGTACGGATCTACAATGCTTGCAGATTTCTCTAACTACGGTAAAATTAATGTAGATGTTTTTGCTCCAGGTGCAGCAATTTACTCTACAGTGCCAGGTAGTAAATATGAGTTTATGGGTGGTACTTCTATGGCTTCGCCTGGTGTTGCTGGTGTTGCTGCAGTAATTAGATCTCAGTATCCTAAATTAACTGCTGCACAGGTTAAAAAAATAATTATGCAGTCTGGTATTCCTACTAAAACTAAAGTAGTTGTTGGTGGTGACCCTGCTAACAGTAATACATTAGCTAATTTATCTACATCTGGTAAAATGGTAAACTTATATAACGCTCTTTTATTAGCTGAAAGTGTTTCTAAAGGAAAAATAAAATTATAA
- a CDS encoding MBL fold metallo-hydrolase: MKIYPIETGNFKLDGGAMFGVVPKAIWTRTNPADANNMIDIAGRCLLIEDGNRLILIDTGMGNKQSDKFFGYYYMWGDHTLDNSLKKLGFSKDDITDVFLTHLHFDHSGGCAVWNKDRTGFEVAFKNATFWTNENHWNWATKPNAREKASFLTENIMPMQQSGQLKFLKPNKNQFEAKSELGFGIFYADGHTEKQMIPHIKYKGKTLVFMADLLPTVGHLPLPYVMGFDTRPLLTLSEKEVFLNSAADNNYYLVLEHDAHNEICTVKHTEKGVRLNETFTFNELFN; the protein is encoded by the coding sequence ATGAAGATTTACCCAATAGAAACAGGCAATTTTAAGTTAGATGGCGGTGCAATGTTTGGCGTTGTTCCTAAAGCTATATGGACAAGAACTAACCCGGCAGATGCTAACAATATGATAGATATTGCTGGCCGTTGCTTATTAATAGAAGACGGTAACAGACTTATACTTATAGACACTGGTATGGGTAATAAACAGTCCGATAAGTTTTTTGGGTATTACTATATGTGGGGAGACCATACCTTAGATAATTCATTAAAAAAATTAGGTTTTAGTAAGGACGATATTACAGACGTTTTTTTAACACACTTACATTTTGACCATTCTGGTGGTTGTGCCGTTTGGAATAAAGACCGTACAGGTTTTGAAGTTGCCTTTAAAAATGCAACATTTTGGACTAATGAAAATCATTGGAATTGGGCCACAAAACCTAACGCACGTGAAAAAGCATCGTTTTTAACAGAAAACATAATGCCTATGCAGCAAAGCGGGCAATTAAAGTTTTTAAAGCCAAATAAGAATCAGTTTGAAGCCAAGTCTGAACTAGGTTTTGGTATTTTTTATGCAGACGGACACACAGAAAAACAAATGATTCCGCATATAAAATACAAAGGAAAAACATTGGTTTTTATGGCAGATTTACTACCAACAGTTGGCCATTTACCATTACCATACGTAATGGGTTTTGATACCAGACCTTTATTAACATTGTCTGAAAAAGAAGTGTTTTTAAACTCTGCAGCAGATAATAATTATTATTTGGTATTAGAACATGATGCACACAATGAAATCTGTACTGTAAAGCACACAGAAAAAGGAGTTAGACTAAATGAAACATTTACGTTTAATGAGCTTTTTAATTAA